A window of the Eretmochelys imbricata isolate rEreImb1 chromosome 7, rEreImb1.hap1, whole genome shotgun sequence genome harbors these coding sequences:
- the FOXI2 gene encoding forkhead box protein I2 → MNSFGQQPANPQSAPLQHPNAQDLLDMAVYCDNLMYPQNLHHHHHPQRPSAHPAGYGLSEYSPPAANPYLWINGPAINASPYLSGNNGASFIPSGYGTSQRQFLAPASGFAGADLSWLSLSSQQEFFKMVRPPYSYSALIAMAIQNAPEKKLTLSQIYQYVAENFPFYKKSKAGWQNSIRHNLSLNDCFKKVPRDEDDPGKGNYWTLDPNCEKMFDNGNFRRKRKRRSEAHGSSAPGAPDKAEDKSGGALKSPDSSGLVGLGSPAPQHSPAAGSRPKSSPTPALQRSPCFSSLASNMQAIVHGNQGFATQLSGGLAGEFSAGRQDVMPRSCSASSSGTENSELSPLAHLRMNGCASGQPSGLINSFSVNHLIYSRDGTEV, encoded by the exons ATGAACTCTTTTGGGCAGCAGCCCGCAAATCCACAGTCGGCCCCCCTCCAGCATCCCAATGCACAGGATTTACTGGACATGGCGGTGTACTGTGATAACCTAATGTACCCGCAAAACctgcaccaccatcaccacccacaGAGGCCATCAGCTCATCCAGCAGGCTATGGGCTGAGCGAATATAGCCCCCCAGCAGCGAACCCCTACCTCTGGATCAATGGACCTGCCATCAACGCGTCTCCTTATCTCTCTGGGAATAATGGGGCTTCTTTCATCCCCTCAGGTTATGGGACCAGCCAGAGACAGTTCCTGGCCCCTGCATCAGGCTTTGCAGGGGCAGATCTCAGCTGGTTGTCTCTCTCCAGCCAGCAGGAGTTTTTTAAAATGGTGAGGCCCCCCTACTCCTACTCGGCTCTGATAGCGATGGCCATCCAAAACGCTCCGGAGAAGAAGTTGACCTTGAGTCAGATTTACCAGTACGTGGCCGAAAACTTCCCTTTTTACAAGAAGAGCAAAGCTGGCTGGCAGAACTCCATCAGGCACAACCTGTCCCTCAACGACTGCTTTAAGAAAGTGCCCAGGGATGAAGACGATCCAG GGAAAGGCAATTACTGGACCCTAGACCCGAACTGCGAGAAAATGTTCGACAACGGCAATTTTCGAAGGAAGAGGAAAAGGCGGTCGGAGGCTCATGGGTCCAGCGCCCCGGGAGCGCCCGACAAAGCGGAAGACAAGAGCGGCGGTGCCTTGAAGTCTCCAGACTCCTCCGGCctggtgggcctgggctcccctgcaCCGCAGCACTCTCCCGCCGCCGGGAGCCGGCCCAAATCCTCCCCCACGCCGGCGCTCCAGCGGAGCCCGTGTTTCTCCAGCTTGGCCTCCAACATGCAGGCCATTGTCCATGGGAACCAGGGCTTCGCGACGCAGCTCTCGGGAGGGCTGGCGGGCGAGTTTTCAGCCGGGAGGCAAGATGTGATGCCGAGATCCTGCTCCGCTTCCAGCAGCGGCACTGAGAACTCCGAACTGAGTCCCCTGGCCCACTTGAGAATGAACGGCTGTGCCAGCGGCCAGCCAAGTGGGCTCATTAACAGCTTCAGCGTCAATCATCTGATTTACAGCAGGGACGGGACAGAAGTTTGA